AGAGAGGGCGCGTGACGGCCGGCGTTCTTATCGAAATCAAAGGCGAGGTTCTTAGCGTCGCCGTCATGAAGGCACTCATCGTCGACGAATCCGGCCGCACGTCGGCACGTCTGCAGCCGGCGCTCGCGCAGGAGGGGTACGTCGTGCAGGCGGCCTTTCAGCGCGGCGAAGCGCTGTGGTTGGCGAGCGAGGCGGAACCCGACGTCATCGTCATCTGCAGCGCCCGACCCGGCACGCACGACGTCCCCGTCGTCACCGCCCTGCGCGGCGACGGCGAGCGCGCGCCGATCCTCGTCATGGCTCGCCGCGGCGAATCGGCCGACCTCGTCGACGTGCTCGACGCGGGCGCCGACGACGTCGTCACCTCACCCGTGCCGTTCGCCGAGGTCGCCGCACGCCTGCGAGCCCTGACGCGTAGGGCCCCGCACCTCGTCGAGGACGAACTGCGCGTCGGGACCCTCCGTCTGGATCGCGCGGCGCGCGTCGCCGTCAGAACGCTCGACGACGCCGCCACCGGTGACGCCGGCATCGATCACGCCAGCATCGGTGACGCCCTTGCCGAGCCGGGCGGGGCCACCACCCGCGACGTGGTGAGCGGCGCGCAAGGGGGTGAGGTGGCGATCGACCTCACCGCCCGTGAGTACGCCGTCCTCGAACTGCTCATGCGCAACGCGGGGCACGTGGTGTCACGCGCGCGCATCGTCGACGACGTCTGGGGCGGGCTCGATGCGGCGACGTCGAACCTCGTCGACCAGGTCGTCAGCCATCTGCGGCGCAAGCTCGACCGCCCGTTCGGTCGCCACGACATCACGACGGTGCGTGGCGTCGGCTACCGCATCGTCGACTCAGCCGCTCAGCTCGACGGCGTCGTGCGACGCGCGTCCTGACGGGCCCCAACCCCGGCCTGCCCGGGCAGCACGACGCCCCGTCAGGACAAATCCTGACGGGGGCGTCACCGGCACGACACATCGTGCCGAGAGGTCTTACGTGGCCCAGCAGCTGGAGCTGGCGGCCCAGGAGGAGGTGCCGGCCTGGTTGTACAACTCGAGGGCCGCGGCGTCCTGCACCGACGCGGGCGCGTACTTGGCCTTCGAGTAGCCCTTGGCGGCGGAGAGGCCCTGCCACGTCGTGTCGAGGAACTGGTAGGCGCCCGAGGCGGTCGACGACGGGTTCTGCGCCTGGTAGTTGTTCGAGCTCTCGCAGAACTTGATGGCGGCGAGCGTGCTCTGCGCGCCCGAGCCGGTCGCTGCGGAAGCGGTGCTCGCGAGGCCGGCGCCTGCGGTGCCGACGATGGCGACTGCGCCGGCCAGGGCGGCGGCGCGGTGACGGATGTTCATGGTCGAGTGCGACATGTGGCGTCGCCTCGGAAAGTGTGAGCGGGCACGAAGTGGTGTTGCTCCGTGCGGGTTCTCCACATGTCTAATGACCGAGCCCCGGCCCGCCGCAAACGCGCGACGCCCGCCGAGCCGTGGCTCGACGGGCGTCACCCGGGAAAAGCGTTACGTCAGCGCGATGCTCGGCGACGCATGACGAGCGTCACACCCGCCGCGGCGAACGCGAGCGCGGCAGCGCCCGTCAGCGCGCCGGTGTTCGACGACGGCGCGACGCGGTCGGTCTGGACGACGGGGCCGGCCGGCTTCGACGAGGCGTGGGACGTGCCCGGCTTGTGCGGCATGCCACCCGGCACCTGCGGCATGCCGGACATGCTCATGAGCTCGGTGAACCAGGCGTCCCACTGTGCTTCGGACGCGTTGGCCGACGGCGGCTTCGGCAGGCCGAACATCGTGGCGACCTTGCCGGCCCACGCGTCGTACTCGGCGTCGGAGGCGTCCATCGCGGGCAGCGCCGGCAGGCCGAGCAGCTTCACGACGGCCTTGACGTACGTGTACGCCTGCTCGTCCGTGGCGTTCTCACCCGGGAAGGGCGGCAGGCCGAGCGCCTTCGACGCCTGCTGGAACCACGCCTCGATCTGCGCGTCCGTGGCGTTCTCGCCGGGGAACGGCGGCAGCTTGGCAGCCAGCTGCTCGATGGTGGCGGGCATCGTCGGCTTCGGGGCTGGCTGCTCGGCGAGGGCCGGAGCGGCGAACGAGACAGCGACGAGCGCGGTGCCGAAACCGGCGGCGACGCGGGAGGTGAGTGACACGTGAGTCACCTTTCGATGAAGGCCCGCGAGGCTCGGTCTCGAGCAGATCGGGCATGCACAGCCCATTATGAGCTACTTCACAGGGTGGCGGCGACTCGGCTAGCTGTGCGCTCAGCGGATACGCGAACTATCGCGCCCAGTCGCGACGGCAACGTGCGGGTTGGGTGCTACTGCGCGCTCTCACGCCCGTCCGACGTAGCGTGCGAACCCGCACTCCCGTCGAGACAGGACGTGCGGGTTCGTCGAGGGACAGAGGCGATCAACCGGCGCGGTAGGCGGCCCATTCGTCACGTGTCGGGACTGCGAGGACGCAGATGTTCTTCCACGTCGAGCCGAGCTGACGCCCGAATCGTCCCGTGTTGTACGGCAGGCCATAGCGTTCGGAGATCTCGCGCACCTTGGGGGCGACCTCGATGTAGCGGTTGCTCGGCAGGTCGGGGAAGAGGTGGTGCTCGATCTGGTGGCTGAGGTTGCCCGTCAGCGTGTGAAACGTGCGGGTGCCGGAGATGTTCGCCGAGCCGAGCATCTGCCGGATGTACCAGTCGCCGCGCGTCTCGCCGTCGATCATGCGTTCGTCGAAGGTGTCGACGCCGTCGGGGAAGTGACCGCAGAAGATGACGGCGTGCGCCCAGACGTTGCGCAGCGCGTTCGCCGCGACGGTGCCGCCGAGCGCGCGCAGCGCCGTCGAACGGAAGTTCGTCGGTCGTCCGAGGGCCTTGCCGACGAGCGCGCCGACGGTGGCCGCAGCGAGCGGCGTCGCGACGTAGTCCTTGGCGACCATCGCGATGGCCTTGTCGCGCAGCGCCGCGATGTCGGCCATGACGGCCTCTCGCGACTTGTACCCGGCCTTGTACTGATCCCACTCGATGTCGTAGCTCGCGATGCCCCATTCGAACATCGGCGCGAGCACGAGGTTGACGAGCGGGTTCGCGAGGTCGCGCGGCTTCCACGGCTGGTCGTCGCTGACGCGCAAGATGTTGTAGCCCACGTCGCGGTCCTTGCCGATGACGTTCGTCCACGTGTGGTGCAGGTCGTTGTGCGTGTGCTGCCAGCCGCGGGCGGGCGCGACGAAATCCCACTCCCACGTCGTCGAGTGGATGTCGGGGTCGCGCATCCAATCCCACTGCCCGTGCAGGACGTTGTGGCCGAGCTCCATGTTGTCGAGCACCTTGCCGAGCGCGATGAGGCCGACGCCGGCGCTCCACACGATCTTCGAGCGGCTGCCGATCATGCAGACGCGGCCCGCGAGTTCCGTCGCACGCTGGATCTTCACCATGCGCTTGACGTACGCCGCGTCCTTCGCGCCGCGCTCGGCGAGCACCTCGTCACGGATCGCGTCGAGTTCGGCGCCGAGGCGTTCGACGTCGTCGTCACTGAGGTGCGCGGCCGTCGGCGGGCGCACGGCGAGGTGGCCGTGCGTCGGCAGGACGCCGGTGCGTTTGTCGGGCTTCGCGGCCGCGCGGGCCGTCTTCGAATCGGCGGCGCCGGGCTTGAGGGCGTTGAGGACGGATGTCATGAGCTGAACTCCTGGTCGGGTTCGTTCTCGCCGGATGGGGAAAGAGGACGTGAGGTGGCCGCGCGTCCGGTCAGCGCGGAGTGACGGGGCGTCGAGGGGCTGACGCCGCAGCGGGATCGTGCGCTCAGGGCGGGCGCGTCGGGTCGGCGGAATGCGCCGTGGGTGGTCATGGTGACGTCATCACTACTCACGCGTCGAGGTGGACCGGGCCCACGGCGGCGCTGATGCAGGTCTGGATGAGTTCGCCCTCGTCGGAGCACAGTTCGCCCGATGACAGATTGCGCACGGTCCCGCTGACGAGCGGCGTCAGACAGGTGCGGCAGATGCCCATGCGGCACCCGGACGGAAGCAGGACGCCCGCGTCCTCGCCGACCTCGAGCAGCGTTGTGTTGCCCTCGGCGCGGGCCTCCTTGTCGGCCTTTTCAAACGTGACGACGCCGCCGCGCGCGTCAGGGTCGGCGAACAAGGTCGGGGCGAAACGTTCGACGCTGAGCTCGTGCGGCAGATCCTCGCTGTGCCAGAGGCGTTCGGCGTCGTCGAGCATCTCCTGCGGCCCGCAGACGTACGTCTTGCGGCTGCGCCAGTCGGGGCAGAGCGTGTCGAGGTCATGCGTCGTCGCGAGATCGAGACGGCCTTCGTGCCCGGTGAAGCGGTGCACGAGCGTCAGGCTGTGGTGTGCGTCGTTCATCTGCGTGAGTTCGTCGAGGAACAGCGTCTCGTCGGAGTTGCGCGAGGAGTGGATGACGACGACGTCCGCGTCGCGCCGCTGCGGCAGCAGGGTGCGCAGCATCGACATGACGGGCGTGAGGCCGCTGCCCGCCGTCAGCATGAGCAGGGGGCGCGGGCCGGTGGGCAGGAGGAAGTCGCCCTGCGGCGGAGCGAGGAACAGCACGTCGCCGGGCTCGGTGTGGTGCACGAGGTGGCTCGAGACGCGCCCGACAGCGGTGACGGTGATCGCCGGGTCGTGGCCCTCGGCGGTGACGAGGGAGTACGAGCGCCAGTTGCGCACCCCGTCGATCTCGACGCCGATGCGCGCGTACTGGCCGGCCTTGTGCGCGTCCCACGTGCCACCGGGCGTGAACTCGATCGTCGCCGAGTTCGCCGTCTCATGGCGCACGGCGGTGACGACGCCGCGCAGCTGACGGCTCGAGACGAGCGGGTTGAACAGGCGCGCGAACTCCTGCGGCGGCGCCGGCGTCGTGAACACCTCGGCAGCGCGCCACGCGGCGCGCTTGAGCAGCGAGCCGCGGCGCGGGGTGCCTGACGAGCGGGCAGGGCGCGGTGGCAGAGCGGAGTTCACTCAGACATTGTGCCTCTCACAACTGACAAAAGCTTCCGCCGCCGGGGTGAGCAGCTCTGGGACCTTCGTCTCTGCGGACGAACTGGCGGGTTCGGTGGGGCAGCGGCGAGGGCGTGGCTGACGGGGTGCTCGGCGCTCGCCGACCCCGGCGCGATCTTGTGTCATCAACGCGTGAAATGGCGCGCGTTCATGACACAACATCCAGGAGGCTTGACGAGATGACGAACGTTCACCCTCGCAGATCGCAAAGTCATCCCCTCAGGGCGCCATGCCACCGTCCTCGGTGATGGGATCGCCATCAGCGACATGACGTAAAGCGGTCTGTGGTGGGGGACCCTCGTCAACTACGCCAGGATCGGGAGGAGGCAGTCGACCTCGCCTTCACGTCGATAACTCTCGATCTGCGGACGGGACGAGTCGTGATCTGCCGAGCCGAAGAGGACGTCGAACGCCTCGCCGATGTGCCCGTAGACCTCCGGCGCTTCACCTCGTAGGCGCAGCCGAAGGTAGGCGCCACCCGGGATCGTCGTCTCGTCCAGACCCAGCGAATTTGCGGCGTCGCGATCCAACCGAATCAAGCACATGCGGTAGATGTGCGATCCGCCGTAGACGAGGCCCATCATGCGTCGCCCCTTCAGGGAGTCGAAGGCGTGCTCGAAGTCGGGCCACCCGGCTTGGATGCTCGGCAGGTCGAGGGGAACATCGCGGCTGAGCGCGGGAAGATCCTCGAGGTCGATGACATCGATCCTGCCCAAGGCGTGGCGTTCTGGGTAGTCGCTCATGCGCCAGGTCTAGCCAAGAATTTGGAAGGTTTTCAAGTGTTCGGAGCAGACAGGCGACGCCGGCCCGCAGGGATGGGCCGGCGAGCTCGACGTGCTGGAGCCCAACCGCGACGGCACCCGTACGGTGGGTGACCGCCCCGCCGGCTGACCTGCGCGCCGTCAGCGACCGGTGCGAGCCCGCCACTCACGACGCGTCTCGCCCGGGCGCGGGGCGCTGTCGTCGTCGGAGGCGCTGGCGGCGGTTGCTTCGGGCGTCTGGGGGGTCGCCGCACCGGAGGCCGGCGGTTGGTTCGGCGTCTCGGTCGACGCGCCAGGGACGTCGGTGCGTGCGGCACCGGAGGTGGGCGCTTGGTTCGCCGCACGTGACGGCGCACCGGGCGTATCAGTCGCGTCGGGGGTGTCAGTGGTGTCAGCGCTCGCGGCATCAGCGTTCTGGGGGCGTCCGCTCTGAGAAACACCCATCGACTCGCCCGCTTCGTCGGCGCCGGGCTCGACCACGTCAGGCTCGGCGGGCAGTTCGCGTCGGGCGTCGAGGGCGTCCTCGGTGGAGGTTTCTTCGCGCGTGGAGGGCGTGGGGACCGGCTTCGGGCGCAACCCGGCCTCGGGGTCACCGCCCTTCCACGCTGCGTGCTCCTCGGTGGTGCGCACGACGCCGTCCTCGCCGAGGACGAGGCCGTCGGGCAGATCGGGGGCATCCATCGGCATGACGTCGTCGGGGGAGTGCGGGTCGCCGTCACGGAACGTCGGGCCGACGCGTTCGGCGGGGGAGTCGTACGCGGCCGACGGGTCGTCGAGACCGTGCGCCGGGAAACCGGCGAGCAGCTCGACCTGACCGACCGTCACCGACCCCGGTGCCGGCACGCCGTCGAGGGGGACGGGCGTGCACAGGTCGATCTCGCCGCACACCGTCGCGATGCGGGAGACGAGGAACTCGTGGCCCGTGACGGAGTTCGTGCGGATCTCGGCGAACTGGACGGTGCCGCTCAACGTCGCTAGAGGCGAATCGCTCGACGTGGCGGGCAGGAACGTCTCGATCTCCATCGGCGGCGGCCACGGCAGACCGAACTGCTTGACCTCGGCCGGCGGCTCACCTTCGACGCCGGGCATCGCACTGCGGGGCGAGTCGAAGAAATCCTCGACCGTCGCGAAGAACTCGGTGTCGACACCCATCGCGACGAGCGCGACGCGCCCCACCGCGGCCCAACCGACCGTGTACCGGTTGTTCGGTACGACCGTGAACGGGTCGAGCTCGAAACCCGAGACGTCCGTCAGCGTCACCTGCGCCAGACCGTTCTCGAGCGGCGTGATGCCGCGGTACGGAGTGCGCACCGGCGTGTCGAAACCAGGGCGCGCGTACTGCGCCGTGCGGTCGAGCAACAGCATCGCGCCACTCGAGTCGACCCAACGCGTCGTGCTCGACAACTCGTGCGCCGGCGCACCCTTGTCGCGCGCCAGGGCGGCCAGGGCAGCGGGGTCGGTAAAACCGATGCACGCGACAGTTGAACTCATGGGCGTAACGGTAGGCGAGCAGGTGGCCCCTCGCCACTCTCGCGGGGCGTTCGATCGCGTCGCGGCATGTGGTGGCACGGTGCGGCCCGGCCCGGCTCGGCGCGGCACGCGGACAACGCGGTGCGCGGGTGGCATCGACGTCGGCCGGACCTGCGAGGCAGACCTGCCAGGCGGGCTGCGTCGAGAGCGGCATCAGGTCGGGCTTGTCGGGCCCGTCAGGACAGGAAGGTGGAGGCGTGTTCCGCGGACGTGACGACGATGCCGTCCTCGTCGCTCCACAGATGGTCGCCGGGCGTGAACGTGGCGC
This region of Dermacoccus nishinomiyaensis genomic DNA includes:
- a CDS encoding ferredoxin reductase translates to MNSALPPRPARSSGTPRRGSLLKRAAWRAAEVFTTPAPPQEFARLFNPLVSSRQLRGVVTAVRHETANSATIEFTPGGTWDAHKAGQYARIGVEIDGVRNWRSYSLVTAEGHDPAITVTAVGRVSSHLVHHTEPGDVLFLAPPQGDFLLPTGPRPLLMLTAGSGLTPVMSMLRTLLPQRRDADVVVIHSSRNSDETLFLDELTQMNDAHHSLTLVHRFTGHEGRLDLATTHDLDTLCPDWRSRKTYVCGPQEMLDDAERLWHSEDLPHELSVERFAPTLFADPDARGGVVTFEKADKEARAEGNTTLLEVGEDAGVLLPSGCRMGICRTCLTPLVSGTVRNLSSGELCSDEGELIQTCISAAVGPVHLDA
- a CDS encoding AraC family transcriptional regulator, with product MSDYPERHALGRIDVIDLEDLPALSRDVPLDLPSIQAGWPDFEHAFDSLKGRRMMGLVYGGSHIYRMCLIRLDRDAANSLGLDETTIPGGAYLRLRLRGEAPEVYGHIGEAFDVLFGSADHDSSRPQIESYRREGEVDCLLPILA
- a CDS encoding fatty acid desaturase family protein → MTSVLNALKPGAADSKTARAAAKPDKRTGVLPTHGHLAVRPPTAAHLSDDDVERLGAELDAIRDEVLAERGAKDAAYVKRMVKIQRATELAGRVCMIGSRSKIVWSAGVGLIALGKVLDNMELGHNVLHGQWDWMRDPDIHSTTWEWDFVAPARGWQHTHNDLHHTWTNVIGKDRDVGYNILRVSDDQPWKPRDLANPLVNLVLAPMFEWGIASYDIEWDQYKAGYKSREAVMADIAALRDKAIAMVAKDYVATPLAAATVGALVGKALGRPTNFRSTALRALGGTVAANALRNVWAHAVIFCGHFPDGVDTFDERMIDGETRGDWYIRQMLGSANISGTRTFHTLTGNLSHQIEHHLFPDLPSNRYIEVAPKVREISERYGLPYNTGRFGRQLGSTWKNICVLAVPTRDEWAAYRAG
- a CDS encoding transglycosylase family protein, giving the protein MSHSTMNIRHRAAALAGAVAIVGTAGAGLASTASAATGSGAQSTLAAIKFCESSNNYQAQNPSSTASGAYQFLDTTWQGLSAAKGYSKAKYAPASVQDAAALELYNQAGTSSWAASSSCWAT
- a CDS encoding response regulator transcription factor, with the translated sequence MKALIVDESGRTSARLQPALAQEGYVVQAAFQRGEALWLASEAEPDVIVICSARPGTHDVPVVTALRGDGERAPILVMARRGESADLVDVLDAGADDVVTSPVPFAEVAARLRALTRRAPHLVEDELRVGTLRLDRAARVAVRTLDDAATGDAGIDHASIGDALAEPGGATTRDVVSGAQGGEVAIDLTAREYAVLELLMRNAGHVVSRARIVDDVWGGLDAATSNLVDQVVSHLRRKLDRPFGRHDITTVRGVGYRIVDSAAQLDGVVRRAS